One region of Pyramidobacter sp. YE332 genomic DNA includes:
- a CDS encoding helix-turn-helix domain-containing protein: MAKSTDENFLGAEITDALNLLGKIVQGAPDAPHPPEPTPAPVPAAADDEPLLVWYRAMKPRTMCKLLWMVLLQWQARRSGGRIHFEEFAALLGVKKEKIAQALRDLSKLGWIEITATETGPRRRIISRTVAVKTSRQELS; the protein is encoded by the coding sequence ATGGCAAAAAGCACGGATGAAAATTTTTTGGGCGCTGAGATCACTGACGCTCTGAATCTTTTGGGAAAAATCGTCCAAGGCGCTCCCGACGCGCCGCACCCTCCCGAGCCGACGCCTGCCCCCGTTCCTGCCGCGGCCGACGACGAGCCGTTGCTCGTATGGTACCGCGCCATGAAGCCGCGCACGATGTGCAAACTGCTGTGGATGGTGCTGCTGCAATGGCAGGCGCGGCGCAGCGGCGGACGGATCCATTTCGAAGAATTCGCGGCGCTGCTTGGAGTGAAGAAGGAGAAGATCGCCCAAGCGCTGCGCGACCTGAGCAAGCTCGGCTGGATCGAGATCACGGCTACGGAAACGGGACCGCGGCGGCGCATCATCAGCCGCACCGTCGCCGTCAAGACGTCGCGGCAGGAGCTCTCGTGA